From Medicago truncatula cultivar Jemalong A17 chromosome 7, MtrunA17r5.0-ANR, whole genome shotgun sequence, a single genomic window includes:
- the LOC11426989 gene encoding protein ENDOPLASMIC RETICULUM-ARRESTED PEN3 codes for MEEESTSQTTTDSNVTDRIKLNVGGKLFETTLSTIRSGGPDSLLFALSNRFSNDPNPVFIDRDPEIFSVFLSLLRTNHLPSTARRFSKQELADEALFYGIDSHLRNATSPPPFSGIDASIVASVRPASEGLSSTFTAAENGSVWIAHGGQLSSYDWNLIHSATVRTHLDEINSICRVWPEIAAVGTESDAGLHFYNFSGSRHVGSVHWSDPSDPRIFKARVNAITASDNSVFASFDCPHRENCILEVDKAKLQIVSQLGRQSGNQAKNMVPGKLTFVPTTGVLVGSAVTGGAFGYSGYIRVWDPRSGEVVWETNEPGAGRSSRFGDSFSAIDVDVEKLLLFKLCSKSGDLAMADMRRLGDDPWVYLKEKNPSLWTDGGDGSTSSVVNCYKGQVFVGRGGELEVWSRVKEVVECESERDRESDGEGVYRRNFVDKREDSEKGVIVKIEGGGDRLFISREDVEGIEVWESSHYAGAISVL; via the coding sequence ATGGAGGAAGAAAGCACTTCCCAAACCACCACAGACTCCAACGTAACTGACCGCATAAAACTCAACGTTGGCGGTAAGCTCTTCGAAACAACTCTTTCCACAATCCGGTCCGGCGGTCCAGACTCTCTCCTTTTCGCATTATCAAACCGTTTTTCCAACGACCCAAACCCGGTTTTCATAGACCGCGACCCAGAAATCTTCTCCGTCTTCCTCTCTCTCCTCCGCACCAACCACCTTCCCTCCACTGCCCGCCGCTTCTCCAAACAAGAACTCGCCGACGAAGCTCTCTTCTATGGTATTGACTCTCATCTCCGAAATGCTACTTCTCCACCTCCGTTCTCCGGCATCGACGCTTCCATCGTTGCCTCCGTCCGACCTGCATCGGAAGGATTGTCTTCTACTTTCACCGCTGCGGAGAACGGTTCCGTTTGGATTGCTCACGGTGGTCAACTCTCCAGCTACGACTGGAATCTAATCCATTCCGCAACCGTTCGTACTCACCTCGATGAGATCAATTCAATTTGCAGAGTCTGGCCGGAGATTGCCGCCGTTGGAACTGAATCTGATGCTGGATTACACTTCTACAATTTCTCCGGTAGTCGCCACGTTGGTTCTGTTCATTGGAGCGATCCTTCCGATCCGAGAATCTTCAAAGCGCGAGTCAACGCGATAACCGCATCGGATAATTCGGTTTTTGCTTCATTCGATTGTCCTCATAGAGAGAATTGCATCCTCGAGGTTGATAAAGCTAAGCTCCAGATCGTGTCGCAGTTAGGTCGACAATCCGGGAACCAAGCAAAAAACATGGTTCCGGGGAAATTGACGTTTGTTCCGACGACTGGAGTGCTCGTTGGAAGTGCGGTAACAGGTGGAGCATTTGGTTATTCGGGATATATCCGTGTTTGGGACCCTAGGTCTGGTGAAGTGGTTTGGGAAACAAACGAACCGGGTGCGGGTAGGAGTAGTAGATTTGGTGATTCATTTTCTGCTatagatgttgatgttgaaaaattattactatttaAGCTTTGTTCAAAGTCTGGTGATTTAGCTATGGCGGATATGCGTCGTTTGGGTGATGATCCTTGGGTTTACTTGAAGGAGAAGAATCCTAGTTTATGGACAGATGGGGGTGATGGGAGTACTAGTAGTGTGGTGAATTGTTACAAAGGGCAAGTTTTTGTGGGCAGAGGCGGGGAGTTGGAGGTTTGGTCAAGGGTGAAAGAGGTGGTAGAATGTGAGAGTGAGAGGGATAGGGAGAGTGATGGTGAGGGAGTTTATAGAAGGAATTTTGTTGATAAGAGAGAGGATTCGGAGAAAGGTGTGATTGTGAAGATTGAAGGTGGTGGGGATAGGTTGTTCATTAGTAGAGAAGATGttgaaggtattgaagtgtgGGAGAGTTCCCATTATGCTGGAGCTATTTCTGTATTGTGA